One genomic window of Ziziphus jujuba cultivar Dongzao chromosome 4, ASM3175591v1 includes the following:
- the LOC107417406 gene encoding uncharacterized protein LOC107417406 — protein MEDPQSINVSVIWRGKKFVVGMSPCATLKDLGHEMQKLSEVKADTMRFIVPQNSNKSSKLLFPFSDEHERLSLQESSIVEGKSIRMMGVSENEIDEVLQGAKTNMRIAGFDDEEKRLRQRKSDRPHAPSRLPQGPYIFCDFRTLELPGIELSPPASEALKRMHMLASDPGIIAIMNKHRWRVGIMTEMAPVGYVGVSPKCLLGFNKNHGEEISLRLRTDDLKGFRKYESIKKTLLHELAHMVHSEHDANFYALDKQLNQEAVSLDWTRSRSHTVNGVKHSDHYDEDFYVEEVGNFSQKLGGNISDQLATARASSVAAAYRRLSNLSTNGLGTSEVHEEPDPDDSVLDSVEKEKSSIANSDKVLFSSYQEPDPDDSTDYQKNFEPDPDDSQGNKTLVSESFHLEIPGSRTMSEPPHVTQLVSMTNSKLESMEPCGETKPFHSEQMEILDRKIQAEENVAEPDPDDLEMKEENMGYGKSMRPENGSAITGITKDQFHPSEDYKNPDLDESQSNGIMQAEPDPDDNLLNPQEISIMQIDEPDPDDQELQRIQDPVTVICSRMRKAIEVLQAEVNPTQATVILQTLFKIIRNVIEHPNEMKYGRLRKANPAIERNIANYKAAMEFLFLVGFNEEIVSNEIGKAETYLVLKRDDPGLLWLAKSSLETSIKS, from the exons ATGGAAGATCCTCAAAGCATTAACGTATCGGTGATATGGAGGGGAAAAAAGTTTGTTGTAGggatgagtccatgtgctactCTCAAAGATCTTGGACACGAGATGCAAAAATTGTCCGAAGTCAAAGCAGATACTATGAGATTCATTGTTCCACAGAATTCCAACAAAAGCTCAAAGTTGCTATTTCCATTTTCTGATGAGCATGAACGCTTGAGCTTGCAAGAATCTTCTATTGTTGAG GGCAAGTCCATCAGAATGATGGGTGTGTCAGAGAATGAAATAGATGAGGTTCTCCAAGGTGCAAAGACAAACATGAGGATAGCTGGATTTGATGATGAGGAAAAGAGACTAAGACAGCGAAAGTCAGATAGACCTCATGCTCCATCGAGACTCCCACAAGGACCTTATATCTTTTGTGATTTTCGAACACTTGAACTTCCAGGAATAGAG TTGAGCCCTCCAGCATCAGAGGCATTGAAAAGAATGCACATGCTTGCTTCTGATCCTGGAATTATTGCTATCATGAACAAG cATCGTTGGCGTGTGGGAATTATGACTGAGATGGCCCCTGTTGGTTATGTGGGTGTAAGTCCAAAATGCCTTCTAGGCTTTAACAAG AATCATGGAGAGGAGATATCTTTGCGTCTTCGGACTGATGACCTCAAGGGTTTCAGGAAATATGAGAGTATCAAGAAAACTCTCTTGCACGAACTT GCTCATATGGTACACTCTGAACATGATGCAAACTTTTATGCTCTGGATAAGCAG CTGAACCAAGAAGCCGTCAGTTTAGATTGGACAAGATCGAGAAGCCACACCGTGAATGGAGTGAAGCACTCAGACCATTATGATGAGGACTTCTATGTTGAAGAAGTTGGTAATTTTTCTCAAAAGCTTGGGGGAAATATATCAGATCAGTTGGCAACTGCTCGTGCATCATCAGTGGCTGCTGCTTATCGCCGTTTATCAAATCTTTCTACCAATGGTTTGGGAACATCTGAAGTCCATGAGGAACCAGACCCTGACGATTCTGTGTTGGATTCTGTAGAAAAAGAGAAGTCATCTATTGCCAATTCAGACAAGGTTCTGTTTTCAAGTTATCAGGAACCAGATCCTGATGACAGTACAGACTATCAAAAAAATTTCGAGCCTGATCCTGATGATTCCCAGGGAAACAAAACTTTGGTATCTGAATCTTTTCACTTGGAAATTCCTGGAAGCAGAACCATGTCTGAACCACCGCACGTAACCCAACTTGTTTCTATGACTAACAGCAAGTTGGAATCCATGGAGCCTTGTGGAGAAACTAAACCATTCCACTCTGAGCAAATGGAGATTTTGGACAGAAAGATTCAAGCAGAGGAAAATGTTGCTGAACCTGATCCTGATGACTTAGAAATGAAGGAGGAAAATATGGGATATGGAAAGAGCATGAGACCTGAAAATGGTTCTGCAATCACAGGAATAACCAAAGATCAATTCCATCCAAGCGAGGATTACAAAAATCCTGATCTTGATGAATCCCAGTCAAATGGAATCATGCAGGCAGAACCTGATCCTGATGATAATTTGTTAAACCCTCAGGAAATTTCCATAATGCAGATTGATGAACCAGATCCTGATGATCAGGAATTACAGAGAATTCAAGATCCTGTTACAGTTATTTGTAGTCGCATGCGGAAGGCCATTGAAGTCTTGCAAGCTGAGGTTAATCCCACACAAGCTACAGTAATTCTTCAAACCCTATTTAAGATAATAAG GAATGTCATTGAGCACCCTAATGAGATGAAATACGGAAGACTGCGTAAG GCTAATCCAGCAATTGAAAGGAATATTGCAAATTACAAAG CTGCGATGGAGTTCCTGTTTTTGGTTGGCTTCAATGAAGAGATTGTGTCAAACGAGATTGGAAAGGCAGAAACTTATCTAGTCTTAAAGCGGGACGATCCGGGTTTATTGTGGCTTGCCAAGTCCTCTCTTGAGACGAGTATTAAAAGCTAG
- the LOC112491418 gene encoding mitochondrial pyruvate carrier 4-like — translation MAPSKLEAFWNQPAGPKTIHFWAPCAKWGVTITNILGFSNPPEKVSYPQQTALTCNGLVWARYSTIITPKNWNLFSVSVGTSAIAICQLGRKIQHDFFSKYDQVQAVPED, via the exons ATGGCACCGTCTAAGCTTGAAGCATTCTGGAACCAGCCAGCAGGGCCTAAAACTA TTCATTTCTGGGCTCCATGTGCAAAATGGGGCGTAACCATTACAAACATCTTAGGCTTCTCAAACCCACCTGAGAAAGTATCATATCCCCAACAAACAG CTCTTACCTGCAATGGACTTGTTTGGGCAAGATACAGCACAATCATTACACCA AAGAACTGGAACCTTTTCAGTGTCAGCGTTGGAACGTCTGCCATTGCGATATGTCAACTTGGACGGAAAATTCA GCATGACTTCTTTTCCAAGTATGATCAAGTTCAAGCTGTTCCAGAAGATTGA